A stretch of Arachis hypogaea cultivar Tifrunner chromosome 15, arahy.Tifrunner.gnm2.J5K5, whole genome shotgun sequence DNA encodes these proteins:
- the LOC140179633 gene encoding uncharacterized protein, translating to MADVTNDEVITSETMFVEDEEMRFGKEEEINIGEDTHGQEESVIILDNISSFDWINFISLTSDQMRGFEFVDLQPAYDFNEYVHINGFSVRWSKVGGSTKVRSEGEILWQIFVWSRQGE from the exons ATGGCAGACGTCACAAACGATGAG GTGATCACAAGCGAGACCATGTTTGTTGAGGATGAAGAAATGAGGTTTGGCAAGGAAGAAGAAATCAACATTGGTGAGGACACACATGGACAAGAAGAGTCGGTAATCATTCTAGACAATATTAGCTCATTCGACTGGATCAATTTTATATCGTTGACATCGGATCAGATGCGGGGATTTGAGTTTGTAGACTTGCAGCCAGCTTATGACTTCAATGAGTATGTGCACATCAATGGGTTCTCGGTTCGGTGGTCCAAGGTTGGGGGAAGCACGAAGGTTAGGTCGGAGGGAGAAATTTTGTGGCAAATATTTGTATGGTCGAGACAAGGCGAGTGA
- the LOC140179164 gene encoding protein FAR1-RELATED SEQUENCE 5-like: MQVSTIFRAFANQSDGFDTVGFEMKDIYNAIENQRRAGATNMECDLKYLCSLKSNDASIFWKYSLDDERRLQNIFWCGADHHMRTLVFGCIILSNEAGDSYVWLLNAFLEAMKGKETQSVMIDGDLAMKNAISVVFLSAHHRLCSWHLLRNTTPKVGQPRFFSMFRLCLMVDLEVDQFECLWSEMVEELVLEHHAWVTNLYKRKYMWSNTYIQEKFFIVLKTTSRYEALNMQIGKFIGNGYNLQEFIEHFQHYLEFMRRRELVADYKSAYMDLC, encoded by the exons ATGCAGGTTTCAACCATATTTCGTGCATTTGCTAACCAGTCCGATGGATTTGATACAGTTGGATTTGAAATGAAAGACATATATAATGCCATAGAAAATCAAAGAAGAGCTGGAGCAACCAATATGGAGTGTGATCTTAAGTATTTGTGCAGTTTAAAGAGCAATGATGCTAGTATCTTTTGGAAGTACTCATTAGATGATGAGAGGAGGTTGCAGAACATATTCTGGTGCG GAGCTGATCATCATATGCGGACATTGGTTTTCGGGTGCATTATTCTTAGTAATGAGGCTGGGGATAGTTATGTGTGGTTGTTGAACGCATTTCTTGAGGCAATGAAAGGAAAGGAAACGCAGTCTGTGATGATAGATGGTGATCTCGCAATGAAAAATGCAATAAGTGTTGTCTTTCTAAGTGCGCATCATAGGCTTTGCAGTTGGCACCTGCTACGAAATACGACGCCTAAAGTCGGGCAACCTAGGTTTTTCAGCATGTTTCGTTTATGCCTTATGGTTGATCTTGAGGTTGATCAATTTGAGTGTTTATGGAGTGAGATGGTGGAAGAGCTTGTCTTAGAGCATCATGCATGGGTTACTAACCTATATAAACGAAAATATATGTGGTCTAACACTTATATTCAGGAAAAATTCTTTATTGTCCTGAAGACAACCTCTCGATATGAGGCACTTAATATGCAGATAGGGAAATTTATTGGAAATGGTTACAACCTTCAGGAATTCATTGAGCATTTTCAACATTACCTCGAGTTCATGAGAAGGCGAGAGCTGGTTGCAGATTACAAGTCTGCGTATATGGACCTGTGTTGA